The following nucleotide sequence is from Diospyros lotus cultivar Yz01 chromosome 3, ASM1463336v1, whole genome shotgun sequence.
ttctccctctcctttttccttctttaatGATTGTCAATTGAAAATCCTTAGATTCAAAACCTAAGATCTGACAAATTTTAAGTTGAGTTGAAGACCTTATAAGTTTACCAAATGCTTAGTTACTGCATTTGGTATCAAACTCATCTCAACTCAAGTGCAAACCCACAAACGAGGCCACAGTCTAGCTATTAGAGTTGTGTGTATAGAATGTGTCGTGACTCAATAACCTAAGTCTGTCACTAATTATATAGAATTGTGTGGATAGAACTATTCAATTCTCCCAATttttatgtatgtgattgtgtGTGATTTggttataacaaaatttatgtgtaattacatacatacatatacatatatatatatatatatatagcgttACCAAGCTGGGGTCCTCCTTTTGGCCTTGGATTTGCTAATCTCACCAGCATAGGTGTCTGAATCATAACAGTATTTGTAAGTGGGTGCAAAGTAGATCTTCCCTTCTTTCCATCCCTTGAATACCCTGCCAGCTTCCCTTTCCATCTTCAGCTATAGATTGGGGGGAAGAAAACTCCATTGAATTAATTACTTACTTTTGCAAACATATGCAGCATCAAAATTATGAGCAAAACTAAgcaagataatatatataatatatgtatgtatatacagtGACATAATCAGGACTTTGGGTCAGGTGCAGAAGTCTAACTCTGTATACTAAATTGGCATTGCTTAATTGCCTTAATAAGTGTTGGAGGGTATAGTAATTTATACACAATATCAAAaacaattttagaaattaaggGAGGGCAATTGCACACCCTCACTAAGATGTAGTTCcgccactatatatatatatatatatatgtatgcatgtatgaaTGTATGTTTCAATTTCTTtcggggcgtttgttaaaatgagcaagataaggttatatcaagataaaattgggATACTTTCCGGACcaagatataaaatgatcaagataaggccgggaagcattctaagatttctataagactgtttgttaaattttttagattccATTGGtaactgtattttttctttccacgtgtttgttaatacatatgataagcaccaagataaggatttttttaccaaaatatccctattaccaaatttatgattaaaatagtattttatgattaatatgaattgtcaaaaaaattaagattaaaattaaaaataatattttattttctaaattcaagttcaaaaataaatttaaaaagagttgaaaagtataaataataattgttaggattacaataattccacctacataattaaaaatagtcaaaacatattttcataatagataataaaatataaaattaaataaaataatttaaaaattgattaaatgaattatattagttaataaaatatatatagagagagaaatttaaattttaaaaattaatgaaatgaataatgtcatttaaattttaaaaattgtcaaaacatataataatttaaaaatatattaaataatattaattataagagataaataaataagctttttaataaatttaaatctttaaaatgcattaaatggcattaactatcttacaaggggtagataagtaattgagacttatcttgaaagagccagataaatttatccgatgggggaggtcggataaatttatcttgaaagggggagataagaggtcacgtgatgCCTTTTCCGGAAATGGccagataagcttaacaaacacgttggaaagaCCAAACATCCGGAATGTTTCTCATATCTAaccttttctccctcttatcttagttaacaaacacccccttaatGAGATGTGGGGTGGAtggagatttttttattaaattcttgtACTATTTTTAGTGcctcaataaaaataaaaatatcactatcACATCATTTTTACGTATCTTTTTACattaaaactatataaaaattatatttttctctttcattttgatTGCTTGTAAGTTGCAAAAGTTTTCCTTCAATTTTGATTCTCCTCCGCTTGTCtgattataatttcttttatctttttttaaaatttagaaatgtattattattgtacaaaaaatatatcttgCACCCTCAAAATTTTGTAGGGAGATAAAGTATCTTCACATcttaaaacttacattaattattttttaaaattaaaagattataTTAAATTACTTTTTACAAATGCTATTTTCTTCCCCTTTAGAAACTTATTTTAGTGCATGGAGTGTCTATTTAAGTACCTGATCTCTACGAAGAAGAGAATCCCAATCCTCTTGCTTTACAAGTTTTCTGGTCTCGCTGTAGCTCAAAGCAATTCTGTAGTTCAAATCCCCCAACCATATTGCTTGGCTGCAACCACCAACCccatagtttataataataaaaacagtAATGGTATCACAAGTCATGGGTACGAGACCTAAAAATAACTACTTTGCAAATCAAGAGTATAGTTTGTGttattgttgtcaaaatataataattgaaatttataatgtgGGACCGGATGCACAACATTTGCCTAATTTCAAGAAGCAAGAAATGGCTCCGAGTTAAATGGGCCACTGAGAGAAAAGAGTTTGCTCCGGGTGGAAGGGCTCATCGAGAGGAAAGATTACTTCGGGTGGAAGGGTTCACCCAGAGCCAATCCTTTCCTCTTAGTGAGACTTTCCACCCGGAGCCAAGCCCTTCATCTCAGTGGATTCTTCCACCCAGAGCAATCATTCCTGTTAATGAGCCTTTTCACTCGGAGCAGACTCTCTCATCTCGATGGCCCATTCCACCCAAAGCCACTTCTTGCTTCCTAAAATTAGGCAGACATTGTGTATCTGGttttacattataaattttaattattgtattttgacaacaaaatatgtatataaagcCAACCAACTTCTCACAATGAAGGCCGAGGATTGTCAAACACTAGCCACAACATTTTGTCCTTTTTCTTGGGTGAGTAAAGAATTAGGGAGAAACGAAACTCACTCATGTTGTAGGATTTTCTCCGGAATCCTACAATGTGGAGCTTTGTGAGTCTTGGGGAATTGAGTATTTTTTAGTATCTCTAGAACATCTGAGTTTCTTCTCAGCTcatctccttctttctctcctGATGCCAAGTGACTACAAATGAAGCAAAGGGTTGTTTGGTGCAAGGACATGCTCACCGCAATGCAACCCTAAGAGAAAACAAATCATGCCAATGTATGAGAACTTGCCCAAAGTTTTTTCCATTTAATTCTCTTGAATGAATGATGTCACAGCTCAATCTTATATTGGTAGACTAGTATGAGGTTTTAGATATATTACTTGATTCTATGAGTACATTATATCTATCTATATGTTTGAACAAGAACACGAGGCATGCCACGTTTTAGAAGTGTCGGTAAATCTTAGTTCATAACTAAAGCCATTATAATAGAGCTCTCATACATAAacacataataaatttaaattaatacacgACATAATGAAATGTCACTATACATCATGCATTATACATATGAGATCCAATAAAAAGTCACTACAATCCTCCATATTGTGCTTGTCCAACAAAGATCATGTTTGTATAAACATCAGGCAAGAAAAAAGATACAAAAAGGCAACGTTACTTGAAAGTGTTGGTGATTCTTTATTGGCAATTAACAACATCATCTTGTTATCTCTAAGTCTCACCGACCTTACGAAGTTGAGGGTCTTAGGCGAAAATATTTGTTGAGACCTTCtcaagagtattaattttttttataaaaaaataaataatataccttTTTACACAaacatttcatcattttattaaataaaaaaagaaaaaaaatgttaaaattcaattaactacaaaatataataatcttttaacgacaataaatttttaactaaaatataatgtcttagagattaaaaaaaaaaactaaacaactTACtgcaataaataaagaaaaacaaaactattttttttaaactctcTAAGAAGATCAGTGCgagcaaaaaattatatattcctGATTCTCTTATAGAAGGAAACGAAACAAAACATTAAACTAATagcattaaaaagataaaattcatcAATAAGGAGCAACTTTTCATTCTATAATTAAATATGTATTGAACTATATTCACTTTTatgtaaaatcaaaattttcttgtcttttgagatgcaaaattgttgattaaatctccataatcaagtttatctaataaattatgttcaataaataatgttttatgGGAAGAGGGAAAATTTGAGAAGGGAAAATGGGTTTTATGGGATATTGGGATTATGGGATTTGAGAACAATtgtaaaaaaatggaaaatggacaAAGGAAGTtaaaaagatttataatgttttctatttaatttttttaataaaatatttattattaaaatatatatatattataaaattttaaaattaaggacTTTCTAATTTTGGAAGCCTTATGTCACCACATATATGGCTTCACTGTTGGGCTGGCCCTCTTGGGTCGACCCTGTTTCTAAGTGtcattaatttgaaatatacgACAATCCTATTTAGGAGATATGACATCCCTTAACATAATAAAATGTGATGTGTGTAAATAAGTTGTGTGTTAGAAAATGTTGAATGGGGATAaagtaaataagaaaaaaagttgACATATCCCGAAAAGGTCAGTGATTAACATCACCTTGTTTCCTAGGCAACCCATGATCCCGCGGCTTACACATGAAATTCTCAGGTGGCCAATGTGCTGGAGGAGCTCCTTCTTAGCCCAAACAGTGAGAAAAATTCCGACCATTTGCTTTCTGGCCACAAGGCTATACTTCATCCGGGGGATTAGCTCGGAAAACATGGAACTCTCCGGCCCATAATCGTCATCTTCCATGGAGTTGTCGTCTTCGCCAGCCGGTGATTGTTGGCATCCAAAACATGCAGAGTCCTTGCTACTGTAGTACTTCTTTTCGGGTTGAGAAGTAGAACAGTTGCAGCTCCTGAGGTGCCTTCTGCTCGGCGTTCTGAGGGAGGTTTTCTGGTAGAGGAGCGACCTGCCGGTGGCGGTGGAGAGACTTAAACTTCCCAGAGATGATGAGCTTGTGTTGAACACCCCATTGGGGGATTTGTTAAGGCATTGGCTGATTAGAGATAGCCATTTTGCTGCTGGACCATTGTCTTCCATGACTAGCACATTCCCAGCATTTAGAGGTACAATTTCTTGGAAACTGATGGTTAAGAAAGAAATTAAGGACATAAGAGAGAAGAATATTGGAGATTAAGACTGAGCTTTTGATGAGTATGAATTCAAAGAAATAGAAGCCACAAAACTTTGTAAATAAAGTAGAGATCGAGGACTTGGTCAGCTACCCAACgacgacgatgatgatgatgaagaagaagaagaagaaagagatcaAGAAACACATACCCTAAAACAACCAAATCGGGCTGATCATAGAGCTGAAGAAAATCGTCAAGATTGACACCATTATGGGGAGATTTTCCCCCTAAGTTCCATGTCGCTACGAaaactctatatatagacagaAAAGAAATGGATAATGTGAGAGAATcaaaatttaagtaaatttttgagtaatgaaagaaagaaaagtaagATGGAATAATCGATTTTCTACATACCGAACAGTCTCAACATCTTGACGAGATATTGGCATTGGAGGTTGAAGAAGATCAGTCACCCTCCCTATTCTTGAATAATCCAAACAACGATTCTATTAgtcaaaacaaaaatttgagaGGTGTTTCTCAAGGAGAGACAAAAATCCATAAGTGAGATGATGCTAAAACACAACAGTATAAGACCAGATATAGGAAGACTCTACAGAAAGAAGGAATAAGGGCAATAAAGTAGTGATTAGTGGCGGAATCATATGCCTCTCTTGCTTCTTTCCCAACCATGGAATGAAGATATGCTTTATAATCTACCATTATcattaactcatttgctttctttctctcttttatatTCCATTGGCTAGAGAACGCACACTCAAAGTCGTTGTAGAACCAAAAGATAATGAAGAATATATCTGCATACTATAGTCTCCTTTTATCTAGAGATCGGTCTTGTTTTTATGATTATTATCACAATTGATTCCAAATTTGAACAAAGATGGAGGGCCACATTAGACATATAATTAATGGATAAATACTATAAAAGTCGTCAAGTCTTTGCAACATatattgatgtaaaaaaaagagttaatttagCCCCTAAACTCTTCAATTTCGATCAATTTaacttatgttttttttaaagaaaaactcAAATTCACCTTTTCTCATAAGTTTAATTCAAATGTGAATTTGAGTAAAGAAACTAGTATTTCaagggaaaataataaaaaaaaattagcattaTGAGGGCAAggtcaattattttgaaaagttaaaaaataaatttgagccACGTAAAAATTTATGAACTAAACTAATTAGAATCAAAAAGTTGAAAGACGACTAATGGAAAAATTTAGATTGAGAGTCATGTTATGTTGCCTAACGCAGAATGCAAAAAAGATGTGTGGGTCTCACACCCCCATAGGGCCACGCCTTTTGCCTCTCATTTTGCTTGCATTGCGTGGCTCTATTACCTCTCATTTTGCTTGCATTGTCTGACGCGAACAATAGAACTCAATCATATAGATGGATCTTAtactaaatattatataatgatTATAGGAAACGATAGTAAGTAACCACATGCGCAAATCACGAAGACTTCTAAGATAGTACAAGAAAGAGATGTAGTACAATTTAAAGAGAGCATGATACAAAATCTAAGTGATAGTATTTATATCCAATGTTACCATAGAATTCTATATCGAAAGTCACGCAACAAGCTTAGTTATTATTCAAATACATATGGCTTCTATAACATTTTCATCCTTAAACATGAAGCTTTGTTTTATTACAATTCACTAAACTTCAGATTAACTCTGATTAATGATTCTTTTATCTCTTGCAAACCACTCCATTCCCTTCTCCTCCACTCTTGCACACCACCGTCGAATACGCAGAGGCGGAGCGCCCGCTTCCCAAATCTCCGCCGACGCGCTGGCCAAACCTCGCCGCCTTACAATCCGCCGCAAAGATGCCGGAAGTCGAGAACTTCCCGGCGCCGCCCATCACCGGCATCACCGAATTCACCTTCACCTTGCTCACATAGTCTCTGCGGTAAGTCTGGCCCATAACTCCGTCCACCATGTCTGTGAGGTTGTAGAACTTGAAAGCCAGCTCCAAATGGGCGAAGCAATCCTCGTCGGTGATGTTG
It contains:
- the LOC127796724 gene encoding type I inositol polyphosphate 5-phosphatase 10 isoform X3, whose amino-acid sequence is MPISRQDVETVRVFVATWNLGGKSPHNGVNLDDFLQLYDQPDLVVLGFQEIVPLNAGNVLVMEDNGPAAKWLSLISQCLNKSPNGVFNTSSSSLGSLSLSTATGRSLLYQKTSLRTPSRRHLRSCNCSTSQPEKKYYSSKDSACFGCQQSPAGEDDNSMEDDDYGPESSMFSELIPRMKYSLVARKQMVGIFLTVWAKKELLQHIGHLRISCVSRGIMGCLGNKGCIAVSMSLHQTTLCFICSHLASGEKEGDELRRNSDVLEILKNTQFPKTHKAPHCRIPEKILQHDQAIWLGDLNYRIALSYSETRKLVKQEDWDSLLRRDQLKMEREAGRVFKGWKEGKIYFAPTYKYCYDSDTYAGEISKSKAKRRTPAW
- the LOC127796724 gene encoding type I inositol polyphosphate 5-phosphatase 10 isoform X2, with amino-acid sequence MPISRQDVETVRVFVATWNLGGKSPHNGVNLDDFLQLYDQPDLVVLGFQEIVPLNAGNVLVMEDNGPAAKWLSLISQCLNKSPNGVFNTSSSSLGSLSLSTATGRSLLYQKTSLRTPSRRHLRSCNCSTSQPEKKYYSSKDSACFGCQQSPAGEDDNSMEDDDYGPESSMFSELIPRMKYSLVARKQMVGIFLTVWAKKELLQHIGHLRISCVSRGIMGCLGNKGCIAVSMSLHQTTLCFICSHLASGEKEGDELRRNSDVLEILKNTQFPKTHKAPHCRIPEKILQHDQAIWLGDLNYRIALSYSETRKLVKQEDWDSLLRRDQLKMEREAGRVFKGWKEGKIYFAPTYKYCYDSDTYAGEISKSKAKRRTPAWCDRILWHGNGIQQLCYVRRECRFSDHRPVCATFLVDVFLPID
- the LOC127796724 gene encoding type I inositol polyphosphate 5-phosphatase 10 isoform X1, which translates into the protein MPISRQDVETVRVFVATWNLGGKSPHNGVNLDDFLQLYDQPDLVVLGFQEIVPLNAGNVLVMEDNGPAAKWLSLISQCLNKSPNGVFNTSSSSLGSLSLSTATGRSLLYQKTSLRTPSRRHLRSCNCSTSQPEKKYYSSKDSACFGCQQSPAGEDDNSMEDDDYGPESSMFSELIPRMKYSLVARKQMVGIFLTVWAKKELLQHIGHLRISCVSRGIMGCLGNKGCIAVSMSLHQTTLCFICSHLASGEKEGDELRRNSDVLEILKNTQFPKTHKAPHCRIPEKILQHDQAIWLGDLNYRIALSYSETRKLVKQEDWDSLLRRDQLKMEREAGRVFKGWKEGKIYFAPTYKYCYDSDTYAGEISKSKAKRRTPACAGVIGYCGMEMAYSNCAMYAESVVSPTTGRSVQHSWLMCSFPLIEDADQIHALIQSINQSSWV